The DNA sequence AACCAAAAGCCAACACTTGGTCCGTTGTAGACAAGAACAGTGGAAAAATCTGTTGGAACCAATACTCTGGCGAGAAACCAGAGAAGCCCTTTTGCTTATACAACAGAAAAGCTCTTCTATCTTCGTatgtctctttctttctttcttccacTCGCTTTACATTTCATAAACGCCCGTTAAACAGTTTTATCTGCTTCATGTTTGGTGCAGCAATGAGGAGATAGAACACAACCAGCTCTATCAAGGTAAGCTTCATTTACAAACAAATGATAAAGCAGAGTCTTGTTTAGGAGCTTCCTCAAGACAAAAGCTCTCTTCTAAAGACTTTAGTCGCGGTGCGTTATCACTTTGCAAGCTAGACGCAAACCAGGTATTACAAACGAGTATCTATCTCTCTCTGACTAGGCTTGCGCTTTCGGGCAGTAGGATTCGGTTCGGTTGATTTGCATAAATTATGCTCATAAGTTCAATTCAGATTTTACTAATTATTAGGTTAGGTTCGGTTCAGTTCCTTCCTGGTTTAGTTCTAATTGGATTATAACCAATGTCTAAAATCGCctagaaatatattttgttaaaactaaaagagaaaaagactaagatagcaccaaaccaagtttttaagtttttgtttccaaagtagcactcaaggctcaaagtcacaaaaataggtttcattaaagaggtaaatatacacttataccccttgggttaattaatccaaactttagggtttagagttaagggggtggggttttggaattagggtttaaaattttataaaaaataaatactaaaataaaaataaaaattttaaaaacagtttcaaaaagtatttttaaattataaaaagaaaattaaaaaaaaatttcgaaaaaaaaattcaaaaaaaaattataaaaatttcgaatctgaaaaatataatctgaaactataaaaaaaatttctttttttttattttatttatttttattttatttatttatatttatttttgtttgtttatttaattttaaaccaagggtattatggatattttaccctttaatgaatgtcatttttgtgactttctccttctagtgctatttttgtgacataaacttcaaaaggtgctattattgacaattgcccaaaCTAAAAACTAGTTAAACTACTTAAACTAACTAAATATTATTCACAATAAcgaataaaacaaactacaaaaatctttaaaatactcTAAACATCTAAATTACcttaacatataaaaaacattaacatatttaactaattttggaTATGTTCGAATCCTAATTCAGATTTTGGTTCGGTTGGGGTTATACCCAAATCGTAAAGTATTAAGCTCTTAAGTCATGTTTGGATATTTTTATAACAGttcggattttggtttttaCAATTTGGGTTAAGATAAGAACTTCCGTTTGGGTAAAAACGGCCAGACCTATATCTGACTTTGATATCGTTATGACAAACGCTATAATAATCTTCAGATGTGGGAGCTCCACAGTAATGGAACACTAGAAAACAGCTACTCTGGTCTTTGCGCCGTGTTAAATCCAGTGAAAGGTTAGTagtactaaatttttttttttttattttttttaaaattgacatCCTCCTTAATAATCGTTGACGATATAACCAATCTCCtgcagcagcgggagctggCTCCAATGGCGTTCGTTCTTGGATTGCCACGGGAAGAAGAGGAGAAGTATACGTCGCCTTTTTCAACTTAAATCCGGTGAAGACGACGGTATCAGCTAAGATATCAGACATTGCCAAGGCTCTTCAGAACAAGACGCATCTTGAAGAAGCTTCTTGTAAGAGCCACGAGATATGGAGCGGTAAAGATTTCGGACCAACGAAAGATTCAATAACGATTCAAGTTGAATCTCATGGTCCTGCTCTGTTTGTTCTCCAGTGTAGCCATGCATGACTATATCAGATCAACAGGCTGTTCTTTTGCCTTCTACTCACGACGTCGTTTTTCATCATATAGAGTGTAATGTTTCATCTAATGAAAACAGAGTTTATGTATAAACTATGCTTTAATAACAATGCTCATGATAATAATTAGCAAacaaaactatattatatactCCAACATAAGTTAATTATTGTTCCAATAGTTTAACATGAGGAGTTCTACACCGATATATATTGATTTCAAATCTGCAATTAATTAATGTAAGACTAATGagaaaaattataagaaatcaTCATGTACAAACTGTCatatgtaacattttttttataatttataaaattagttatacatgatATTTTTGTCTCCAAATAACATGTTTTTCAATAACGTTTGATTAGTTATCTACCTAATGGCCCCCTAGTAATTACTCCCTATGTATCACTTAGACCATCTACAACCCACccatatttctatttttatatttttctctaaaatagagaaactctattatagaggtgaaaaatGCTTCAATGTATGCTTCTATAATAaagttcctctatttataggggaaaatatagagatatgctATTTCCACCTCTAAATATAAAGGTAAAAAGTagtttttctctatatttttctataaaatagaggaactctattatagagacatacattggagcattttcacctctataataaaaatctctattttagaggaaaatatagaagTGTATATTGGAGATACTCTTAAgtgatttttaaagtttttgtacttgaattaagaaaatacaaatttttatacCATTTATCTTgcttacataaaaatattattaaataaaattaattcaatcgatagaaaaaaaattcagtattttgcAAATGGTCACAAAATctaaatgatattaaattttatcaaaaatagtAAGAACATTAATTATGAGAAAAAGAtcaaaataacactaaatcaagtttttgttcccaaactagcactcaaggccaaaagtcacaaaaatagcactcaaggggtggggtttagggtttagaatttagggtttagggtttagagtttaggttttagggtttagagttgagaagtgaggtcttggagataagatttcaaattttgaaaaataaaaaaaaattaaatttttcaaaagagaaaatgctattttggtcattttagtttttgagtactatttttgtgatataaagtTAGAAAgttgctattttggagatttgcccattaattattttttttaaactgtttTCCTCGGTTGAATAACCTTCCCTCAAAACCCAGATCTTTTCTTTCTCACTTTCCGAATTTGAATTTCACTGTTCCATCATTACACAGATCTCTCTGTTTTTTCTCAAAGCATCTTCCTTTTCTTCAGATCTGAGAAACTTTT is a window from the Brassica napus cultivar Da-Ae unplaced genomic scaffold, Da-Ae ScsIHWf_923;HRSCAF=1314, whole genome shotgun sequence genome containing:
- the LOC106402332 gene encoding uncharacterized protein LOC106402332 isoform X2, which codes for MYRITGDDWDTWRDVVAHFDISRDLSASSMIGAQGLQGKSWPDLDMLPLGWLTDQGSNFGPHRACNLTIEEQKTQMTLWSIAKSPLMFGGDVRKLDDATYNLITNPTLLEINSYSSNNMEFLYITAASNNPHHSIGNNVKTKLAFGLTSCKEPKANTWSVVDKNSGKICWNQYSGEKPEKPFCLYNRKALLSSNEEIEHNQLYQGKLHLQTNDKAESCLGASSRQKLSSKDFSRGALSLCKLDANQMWELHSNGTLENSYSGLCAVLNPVKAGAGSNGVRSWIATGRRGEVYVAFFNLNPVKTTVSAKISDIAKALQNKTHLEEASCKSHEIWSGKDFGPTKDSITIQVESHGPALFVLQCSHA
- the LOC106402332 gene encoding uncharacterized protein LOC106402332 isoform X1 translates to MYRITGDDWDTWRDVVAHFDISRDLSASSMIGAQGLQGKSWPDLDMLPLGWLTDQGSNFGPHRACNLTIEEQKTQMTLWSIAKSPLMFGGDVRKLDDATYNLITNPTLLEINSYSSNNMEFLYITAASNNPHHSIGNNVKTKLAFGLTSCKEPKANTWSVVDKNSGKICWNQYSGEKPEKPFCLYNRKALLSSNEEIEHNQLYQGKLHLQTNDKAESCLGASSRQKLSSKDFSRGALSLCKLDANQMWELHSNGTLENSYSGLCAVLNPVKAAGAGSNGVRSWIATGRRGEVYVAFFNLNPVKTTVSAKISDIAKALQNKTHLEEASCKSHEIWSGKDFGPTKDSITIQVESHGPALFVLQCSHA